In Diachasmimorpha longicaudata isolate KC_UGA_2023 chromosome 4, iyDiaLong2, whole genome shotgun sequence, a single genomic region encodes these proteins:
- the LOC135161219 gene encoding nose resistant to fluoxetine protein 6-like isoform X1 encodes MCSRLLFFFIVCINLGFGEHAESNILRLSRSQKSTSAASKISTENLNGSSGFIERQTTEGYDRLAVFSKNNPELDWKSYLNNNLNDEDRPRDLDVNFMGEKMEMSANSVQWLNDIYDPLRWVRIPGRLAENCRRDMESFIKALKDGKLWAARMSDASGRYSSQFYFGNGFWLGSSSLCRELNNTGINGIDGIPGIDIPPYSVKFHVARIRLDFPSDIEPSTRQVFLGLCLPITCNRTSVSSLLRASADRVEKISNATHHSAGLRMTIVTVKPIPSSEYSILNDPKVYILGSVAGVIFLLMIVATINQYQEVTSEAHIEATSYRINNNEEGIYVDRNLADDRRISMIQKTEKECITPGREGSSPQRTRKPQSDKKRGLWMKCLLAFSPLLNGAKILSTEPAARDSLTCLHGLRVFSLGWVVLVHTYLQVFSIAENKTLRTVTERNFMYQTISNATFSVDTFFFISGLLVTILFYRSTGHVNLNNNHFLKTSSRKFIIMIVYRFIRLTPAYLFVLGMNEIAMKYTQARTVFSPAIIDHVTCEKFWWRNALYINSLYPRTEMCMLWSWYMANDTQFYVLGIFFLLVSMKYLKFVAGTVFLLIVSSWFTTFSIAYSNDYVARIQEPFALFDELYDKPWLRAGPYFIGGITGWILFKTNCGLRTPMWGKIIGWTISGGTMAAVVYGLYAGDLGVTISSIYAALGHSAWAIAVAFIVVQCCTGSASFVNGLLSLKLLYPLSRLTYCAYLVHPIIMMITSMQMDGPLHLHNGLVLILYFGNLVASYLLSFCVSITLEAPIVNLLKFGFPSSKDRR; translated from the exons ATGTGTTCGAGATtgctatttttcttcattgtttGTATTAATTTGGGATTCGGTGAGCATGCGGAGTCGAATATACTGCGGTTAAGTAGATCGCAGAAATCAACCTCAGCAGCTAGCAAAATATCTACGGAAAATTTGAATGGTAGCAGTGGATTCATCGAACGACAGACTACCGAAGGTTACGATCGACTGGCAGTCTTTAGCAAGAACAATCCAGAATTGGATTGGAAaagttatttaaataataatttaaacgaTGAAGATCGCCCAAGAGATTTAGATGTCAATTTCATGggagagaaaatggaaatgagtGCCAATAGCGTGCAGTGGTTGAATGACATTTATGATCCTCTCAGGTGGGTCAGAATACCGGGAAGACTTGCGGAAAATTGTCGCAGGGATATGGAATCTTTCATCAAAGCACTTAAAGATGGAAAATTATGGGCTGCTAGAA TGTCCGATGCAAGCGGTCGTTACAGTTCGCAGTTTTATTTCGGCAATGGTTTCTGGTTGGGATCAAGCAGCCTGTGTCGAGAGCTAAATAATACTGGAATTAACGGTATCGATGGAATACCTGGAATAGATATACCACCTTATTCAGTTAAATTCCACGTAGCCAGAATTCGTCTGGATTTTCCGAGTGACATTGAACCATCA ACACGACAAGTATTTCTAGGCCTTTGTCTGCCGATAACTTGTAATCGTACCTCTGTATCATCACTGCTTCGAGCAAGTGCTGatagagttgaaaaaataagcaACGCCACCCATCACTCAGCAGGATTACGGATGACAATTGTGACGGTTAAACCCATACCATCGAGCGAATATTCCATATTGAACGATCCAAAAGTTTACATTCTTGG ttccgTTGCAGGAGTGATTTTTCTTCTGATGATAGTGGCAACTATTAACCAATACCAAGAAGTAACATCAGAAGCTCATATTGAGGCGACTTCCtacagaataaataataatgaggaAGGTATCTATGTGGATCGAAATTTGGCGGATGACCGGAGGATTTCCATGATTCAGAAGACTGAAAAGGAATGCATTACACCTGGGAGGGAGGGCTCTTCACCACAACGAACTAGAAAGCCTCAGTCGGACAAAAAAAGAG GTTTATGGATGAAATGTCTCCTAGCATTCAGCCCGCTACTTAATGGTGCAAAAATATTGAGTACAGAACCTGCAGCAAGAGATAGTCTCACATGCTTACACGGCTTACGCGTATTCTCTTTAGGATGGGTAGTTTTGGTTCACACGTATCTACAGGTATTCTCCATTGCCG AAAACAAGACCCTGCGGACTGTCACCGAGAGGAACTTCATGTATCAAACAATCAGCAATGCGACATTTTCGGTTGATACCTTCTTCTTCATCAG CGGTTTGCTTGTGACGATTTTATTCTACCGTTCTACGGGGCACgtaaatttaaacaataacCACTTCCTAAAAACCAGTTCAAGAAAGTTCATAATTATGATTGTTTACAGATTTATCAG ATTAACACCAGCCTATCTCTTCGTATTGGGGATGAACGAAATAGCAATGAAATACACTCAAGCCCGAACAGTTTTTTCTCCGGCCATCATCGATCACGTGACGTGTGAGAAATTCTGGTGGAGAAATGCTTTGTACATCAACTCGCTTTACCCAAGAACGGAAATG tGTATGTTGTGGAGCTGGTATATGGCTAATGATACACAATTCTACGTGCTCGGTATCTTCTTTCTCCTAGTTTCTATGAAATATCTCAAATTTGTTGCTGGAACAGTATTTCTACTGATCGTTTCTTCTTGGTTCACAACATTTTCTATTGCGTATAGCAATGATTACGTAGCACG AATCCAGGAGCCATTCGCTTTATTTGATGAACTCTATGACAAGCCGTGGTTGAGAGCTGGCCCCTACTTTATAGGGGGAATTACAGGTTGGATATTATTCAAAACGAATTGTGGATTGCGAACGCCAATG tgGGGCAAAATCATTGGATGGACAATCTCAGGAGGGACTATGGCAGCTGTTGTATATGGTCTGTATGCAGGTGATCTTGGAGTAACTATAAGCTCAATTTATGCCGCACTTGGGCATAGTGCATGGGCTATCGCTGTGGCTTTTATTGTCGTACAGTGCTGCACTGGCTCAGCTTCTTTTGTTAATGGACTATTGTCACTCAAACTTCTCTATCCCCTGTCGAGACTTACATATTGCGCATATTTGGTACATCCCATTATAATGATGATCACTAGTATGCAAATGGATGGGCCGTTGCATCTTCATAATGGGCTCGTT CTAATCCTGTACTTCGGTAATCTCGTTGCTTCCTATCTGctgtctttctgtgtctcaaTAACGTTGGAGGCACCTATCGTAAATCTTCTAAAGTTTGGATTTCCCTCGAGTAAAGATAgaagataa
- the LOC135161219 gene encoding nose resistant to fluoxetine protein 6-like isoform X2: MSDASGRYSSQFYFGNGFWLGSSSLCRELNNTGINGIDGIPGIDIPPYSVKFHVARIRLDFPSDIEPSTRQVFLGLCLPITCNRTSVSSLLRASADRVEKISNATHHSAGLRMTIVTVKPIPSSEYSILNDPKVYILGSVAGVIFLLMIVATINQYQEVTSEAHIEATSYRINNNEEGIYVDRNLADDRRISMIQKTEKECITPGREGSSPQRTRKPQSDKKRGLWMKCLLAFSPLLNGAKILSTEPAARDSLTCLHGLRVFSLGWVVLVHTYLQVFSIAENKTLRTVTERNFMYQTISNATFSVDTFFFISGLLVTILFYRSTGHVNLNNNHFLKTSSRKFIIMIVYRFIRLTPAYLFVLGMNEIAMKYTQARTVFSPAIIDHVTCEKFWWRNALYINSLYPRTEMCMLWSWYMANDTQFYVLGIFFLLVSMKYLKFVAGTVFLLIVSSWFTTFSIAYSNDYVARIQEPFALFDELYDKPWLRAGPYFIGGITGWILFKTNCGLRTPMWGKIIGWTISGGTMAAVVYGLYAGDLGVTISSIYAALGHSAWAIAVAFIVVQCCTGSASFVNGLLSLKLLYPLSRLTYCAYLVHPIIMMITSMQMDGPLHLHNGLVLILYFGNLVASYLLSFCVSITLEAPIVNLLKFGFPSSKDRR; the protein is encoded by the exons A TGTCCGATGCAAGCGGTCGTTACAGTTCGCAGTTTTATTTCGGCAATGGTTTCTGGTTGGGATCAAGCAGCCTGTGTCGAGAGCTAAATAATACTGGAATTAACGGTATCGATGGAATACCTGGAATAGATATACCACCTTATTCAGTTAAATTCCACGTAGCCAGAATTCGTCTGGATTTTCCGAGTGACATTGAACCATCA ACACGACAAGTATTTCTAGGCCTTTGTCTGCCGATAACTTGTAATCGTACCTCTGTATCATCACTGCTTCGAGCAAGTGCTGatagagttgaaaaaataagcaACGCCACCCATCACTCAGCAGGATTACGGATGACAATTGTGACGGTTAAACCCATACCATCGAGCGAATATTCCATATTGAACGATCCAAAAGTTTACATTCTTGG ttccgTTGCAGGAGTGATTTTTCTTCTGATGATAGTGGCAACTATTAACCAATACCAAGAAGTAACATCAGAAGCTCATATTGAGGCGACTTCCtacagaataaataataatgaggaAGGTATCTATGTGGATCGAAATTTGGCGGATGACCGGAGGATTTCCATGATTCAGAAGACTGAAAAGGAATGCATTACACCTGGGAGGGAGGGCTCTTCACCACAACGAACTAGAAAGCCTCAGTCGGACAAAAAAAGAG GTTTATGGATGAAATGTCTCCTAGCATTCAGCCCGCTACTTAATGGTGCAAAAATATTGAGTACAGAACCTGCAGCAAGAGATAGTCTCACATGCTTACACGGCTTACGCGTATTCTCTTTAGGATGGGTAGTTTTGGTTCACACGTATCTACAGGTATTCTCCATTGCCG AAAACAAGACCCTGCGGACTGTCACCGAGAGGAACTTCATGTATCAAACAATCAGCAATGCGACATTTTCGGTTGATACCTTCTTCTTCATCAG CGGTTTGCTTGTGACGATTTTATTCTACCGTTCTACGGGGCACgtaaatttaaacaataacCACTTCCTAAAAACCAGTTCAAGAAAGTTCATAATTATGATTGTTTACAGATTTATCAG ATTAACACCAGCCTATCTCTTCGTATTGGGGATGAACGAAATAGCAATGAAATACACTCAAGCCCGAACAGTTTTTTCTCCGGCCATCATCGATCACGTGACGTGTGAGAAATTCTGGTGGAGAAATGCTTTGTACATCAACTCGCTTTACCCAAGAACGGAAATG tGTATGTTGTGGAGCTGGTATATGGCTAATGATACACAATTCTACGTGCTCGGTATCTTCTTTCTCCTAGTTTCTATGAAATATCTCAAATTTGTTGCTGGAACAGTATTTCTACTGATCGTTTCTTCTTGGTTCACAACATTTTCTATTGCGTATAGCAATGATTACGTAGCACG AATCCAGGAGCCATTCGCTTTATTTGATGAACTCTATGACAAGCCGTGGTTGAGAGCTGGCCCCTACTTTATAGGGGGAATTACAGGTTGGATATTATTCAAAACGAATTGTGGATTGCGAACGCCAATG tgGGGCAAAATCATTGGATGGACAATCTCAGGAGGGACTATGGCAGCTGTTGTATATGGTCTGTATGCAGGTGATCTTGGAGTAACTATAAGCTCAATTTATGCCGCACTTGGGCATAGTGCATGGGCTATCGCTGTGGCTTTTATTGTCGTACAGTGCTGCACTGGCTCAGCTTCTTTTGTTAATGGACTATTGTCACTCAAACTTCTCTATCCCCTGTCGAGACTTACATATTGCGCATATTTGGTACATCCCATTATAATGATGATCACTAGTATGCAAATGGATGGGCCGTTGCATCTTCATAATGGGCTCGTT CTAATCCTGTACTTCGGTAATCTCGTTGCTTCCTATCTGctgtctttctgtgtctcaaTAACGTTGGAGGCACCTATCGTAAATCTTCTAAAGTTTGGATTTCCCTCGAGTAAAGATAgaagataa